CTGTGTTAGATTTGTTTTTTGACTTGCACTGACCTACAACATCCCTGGTGTTCTTGAATTTTTAGGAACCGAATAAACAGAGCAAAAAATACCAGAGAAGTGAAAAGACAATACAATAACATACTTTTTCCTCTCATCCCTATTATTCTCACAGCTCATAAGGAAGTGATGCGTCTACGGTACGATCACTACGGGGCCTGTGTGTCTGAGCATAACCTGATCAGGGTCACAGCACTGCTCCAGGCCAGCGGCCAGCCTGATGTCATTCTGCAAGAGGTCAACATCCCACTAAGCATGCCACAGCTCCATGTCAAGGTACTGGGCTATACTGTATGGAACTATAAATAGCTGGTGAATAATTGCTTGATGAATTGAGTGCTACTGTTTGCACTTTGCACAATTCTCAAGATTGGCCATTTCCAGAGGGAATGCAGTTGAAATATGCTGTAGGGGTTAATTTTGGATATACTGAAATAATCCTTTCTGATTATGCCTGCACTGTCCATTTTCTTGCTTCAGGTAGTGGGAGATGCGGTTGTATCTCGGAAATTAATTGCACACATCAGCTTCACCAATCCCCTGCCTATAACCCTGAGAGGGGGTGTGTTCACAGTGGAGGGGGCAGGTCTGACTGCGCCACGGGAGCTCCAAGCACCGTAAGAATCTCTGTGTGTTGTATGTGATAGGGAATACATTCTTCATTGACTGTATGACTTGTAGCATGTTTGACAATAAGTGTTTTCAAAGAGAATGTTACATCAGTATTACAGCCACGTTATTACTTTAAGTATAGAGGTGTAAAGTGCTATTGAAGCACAGAAGTTGACTCTGATGTTTTGCTTAAATGCAGCAAATCTATATGGATGAAATGTTGCCAACTGTCATGTTTGCTATCAGTCTAGCTATGATTGTGGGTTTATCCATGAGCAATGAGTGAGACATGGCAGCATGAGTTTGAACAGTGATCTACTTACTATATGTAGACCTGAAACTGTTTAAAGCACAGGGCTCTTTAAAGATCCCACACCCTGTGCAGCAGCAGATTTATGATAGCAGCTCAGAGAGCTCTTGGCTGCCACGGTCAATTCCTCAGCAAGGACATAGCCTGACCACATTGCAAGAGTACAAATAATATGATCTGCTTTTCTCTCGCTCCACCTCCCccaaagacaaagagagagccaGACATACCTCCTTATCCCAGGCCAAAGACGACTAACCTACCAGCCCAGCGTGGCACTCCAGGACCACAAGCCAAATGTTACCACACATAACCTCCAACAGGAGACGCCAGTGTAAACATAGGCCCTCAGACTAAACACAGGATAATTTCTCTGCCCGTCATTGACGTGAGGCTGGGGTAAATGTAACATTCTTTGAATGGTATTACGTTCAGGCTGTGATTTATTATTAAATCATGATCCAGATTGTTGTGCTAAGAAAGaaccaaacaaaaaacatcatGCTTGCTGGATGGACCTAGCCTACCTCATCTTTTGGTCAGTCATCTCATATAGCTCAAGTGTGAAATAAAACATCAGGTTTGACATGTTTGATAAACAACCCAAGCTATTTCTAATACTCTCATTGACCACAGCAGGAGACCTCCAGTTAATGGCCTGAATGAATGTCAATATTTGAGATCTGAACAACCATTTACATTAGAGGATCAGATCAAGGCTGAGTTAAGAGAACCATgcttcaaataaaatcaaattgtatttgtcacatgcgccgaatacaacaggtgtagaacttacagttaaatgcttacttacaagcccttaaccaacaatgcagttttaagaaaaataagtgttaagaaaacATTTGTATTTTCTCCTACAGAGGTGACATTGGCCCAGGTCAAGAGGTGAAGGTCAAGTTGTCCTTTAAGCCCACCCGCGCTGGCCTGAGAAAACTGATGGTCGACTTTGatgcagacagactgagagatgtTAAGGGCATTGCCACTTTGATTGTGCGAAACAAATTAACTGtgaattaaaaatgtatatcatATTTCATATGCATATTTTTTATATAGAAACATAACCCTGTGAATGCAAAATGAAAGTGAGGTGCAAAATAATGTGATGGTTTTTCATATTATTCTTTATGACCTTAAGGGATTTATTAACCTTGTCCAAAGTAGTTAAGATTAGCAAAGAAAGGTGGGGCTCAAAATCCAAAAGTATTGTTAGAGTCCGAAGACTATTTGTGAGAAAAGACCTAACTGTACTCTTACAGTATTTACAAGATATTGCACACTATTTAGAAGGACATATAGCCTAGGACCAAGAAGCATGgcggcagcctttagttattatttCCCCAGcttctggaatagcctgccagagaacctgagaggGGCCGAAACAGTGTACATATTTGAAAGAGATCATAAAACTTTTTTtttgctttgcttttccttagggtgcttttcaGTTGTTCAGGTTGTGTCAGTtattgtgtagtaaatatttcaggttttattttctgtgttttttcctgtaaagcacattgcTTTGCATTCAATGTCTGAAATGTGtcatataaataaagcttgatatgATGATATTGTACAGCGCTGTGGCTTAGATATTATGTATTCGTTCTTAATAATTTCATACTCATGTGAAATATGTCTTACTTTAATAAAtgatttattttaaaatgtatgcatgGAGTCTGACGTGTCAAAACAAACAGTAAAAATTGACAAATGTTATGACTGCCTTTTTCTTATTTTTACAAAGCTTATTTTTTCATCTAGCCTAGGCAGCCGATTGTGTGCTAGATTTGCACTATTGTCTAGGCTTGATGTGCATTCCCGGTAATACACTCGTAcataaagcatcctccattcagcCTGCAAAGGCATCATTTTCCTCCTTAACTAGCTTTAATGGCGAGAAGTTTGAAAACAAAAACGGGGGAAATATGCGTACTTTCTTTATGCAacaccattttccaccaccattttcTGACAAAGTACAATGTTGCACACTGCGTTCAGCCAAAGGTGTGCAACACCGTAATTTGTCCGGAAATCCgaaaatggtggtggaaaatggccTTTTCACCATTAAACTAGTTGAGGAAAATGATGcttttgcagcctgaatggagaatgcTTTATGTACGAGCCGGTCCACGGTGGACACGAGTGTAATACCGGGAATGGACATCAAACCTAGACGATCAGCTGCCTAGGCTAGAGATCATCATGCAACacatttttcagtctctcagctCTCTGATGGTGGTGCTTTTCTTCGCACGGCCTTGGACAGTGCTTGCTGAATGACAGGGTACAGTTTGAAACACCCCTCAATGCATGTGCGCACACCCCCAGTCAGGGTGTCCACGCCCATCTCGCCATCCGATTGTAGTCCAGAAATCTGGTTCAGACTTGGCAGAAATGCAACTGTCAGGCTTCCCAAATTCTCCCTGGATCCTGAGGCCAAGTTGAAACCATTTTCCTCTAGAATGGTAGGGTCGATGAGGTATGTGGCACCTTCCTGACGGACTGCGCATCCAAGAACCAGATCGTACATCTCTATACCTGCGTCCGCCAGTGCCATGGACGCACAGGTGACTGCATGTGCCAGGACGGAGCCGTCGTTTTCAAGGACCATCACATTGACTTCAATCTGAGAGCGAGGATACTTGTGCAAGCACACTCCTGGCCTCAGGCTCTCCAACAGCATCAGTGACAGATCCTTTTCATCACTACCTTGAATCCACGAGCCTCTCTCTCGACAAGAGAATGGGGCAAATCTCATGTCAGTAATCAGTCTTCCGGATTTCATATCCGTCTCATCCTTACGCTCAGTCTCTCTGGGACCATAAACACAGCAGATGAGCTTCGTGTTCCCAGCTTCAATGTAAGCTGAACCTTTGGCTTGACTGATCAGCCCACATCGGACAAAAACTGAACGGACATCCACTTGACCACGCTGCCTGCCATCTACCCTGGCGTCGTTCGAAGCGGTGGACTTCTTTACCGCGGTTTtacacagaaagagagatggaCTTTGAGACACTTCTGGGCCACGTACCCTTTTTGTGTCAGTCGGCATGGTCGGAGAATAGTCCTTCCAAAAATGTTATTTACTTGGGCCGGGTGCTGTATTTGTCCAAAGACTGTAGTTATAGCTAGCTGCTATTTCTGTTACTCGATGACTGAATGCTCGATTAGCTCACGTGGTACCGTGTGTGCATCACCAAATATCTTCCCCGGCTATCGAATTGCGCTTGTAGTTCCTCCTCACACATCTGCTCACATGTCACCTGCTGGACTGGAGTACAgaaatgaaacaaagataaattacacaGTGTATATAATACAATACATGTATTCTAATAATGCatcaggaaatatatattttattgatTTTCAATCCACATATTGCTTTATAACAGAAAATAAATTGACTTAAATGGACTATTTCATTTTCATTGCATCAGCCATCGATAGTAGTTCGCGCAAGTGCGGTCGCGGGTTGGCAATGATTGACAGTAAATTATAACCAATAGAAACTGAGTATCACTGTAGTGACTGTTCTGTCAAACCAATAGTGTCTGTGTATAGGCGGGTACACTGCGTTTCACTTTCATTGTGTCAGCGTGGGGAGTCAGTGCGAGCAGTGACAGAAACATAATAAAGATAAACTTCTGTGAGTATCGAAAATGTTTCATTGATTGGAGTACAGTTACTGGTGCCTGTCATTATCAAAATGATTAAAACAGCGGATTTATGTCTAATATAGCTACTTAATTTGTTCGAATGTCGCTGACGTTACAAATGTAATGAATGAGCTAGCTGCTCGAGCAGATTTCATTGAATGACTTGAGAAATGAGAATGGCATAATTATTCATACACCGTTAGATTATGCCTTACTATGGTATTAACTAGCTGGGTTTAAAGTTATCTCCATTAGCTAACCAGATCCAGCGAGCTAACTTTATTTAGTTAtccaacgttagctagttacctATCTAGGGAATTAGCTAGCTACCCAACCAAGAACGAATGCATTGCTAGTCAACGAATTTGCACAGACGTGGAAGGGCTCAATGTAACTAAGTGGCTCATTTTAACACAAGGATGTATGGATGAAAAAATAACTACGGTCAGGGCAGGTTATAATTGCAGGATGAGTTTGCTGTAAAAAAAAGACCGTGCGGGCGGTTGTTAACTCGGTGATTCGGTAGTCAGGACCGGGACTAGCTCAAACTCTAGGctgcattctgccttctcccaaCAGTTTTCAGCCATTAGTTTTGCCCACGACTGGCTTGtgtgaactacaatcccgacGCTATGTTTTAAGGTTTAGAAACGTCAATAATAATCGCTTGTGATATGGCTTTCGAAACATATGTACCTTATCTTTCATCAGCAAGAAATAATCCTTCAAATAAAAAAGATAAACatactgtagcagttttgcacagGTCCAAACAGCTCTGGGTGCCTCCATCTGACGAAACTAAACTTCCGCTATACACTTCCCAAGTTAAAGCCGGGTGTACACTACACGATTTTGACCACGATTTAGCTGTCCCAGACAAGTTTTTGAGATCGGAGGCAAAATCCCAATGTACGTTAGTTGCGAACTCCGGGCGCGCCGCCGTCACTGACGCTCGTTTTAATGTGAGCAGGTCAAAGACGCAATCTGAGGGCTAGGGATCTCGTCTTTGAGCAGTCCCAGACGCCCCGATATTTAAAAACAGGTTTGATTATCGGCACAAAATCTGCAATGCTCTTGTAGTGTGAGATGTGCAACGACACGTTTTGAGAACGGTGATCAGCTAGAAGTCAGTGAGATTACTTTGTTTCGCATCACCCAGAATGTGTAGAGACTCGAGCAGGAGCGATGATTACTACTAGTATGCGTTTGTACTTGCCTTCAACCAAAGCAAAAGTATAAAATCGTTACAGCTCTGAAGTTCACAagcaatgttattcaattcaaaatattggctagatatttcaactctgtatagcaagcgtgaatgtctgactgaaCGTTTATGAGGCTGCTTTGAGCCACAGTTCGTAACTACTTTAAATCGAATCACAACATTGATTTTGCGAGAAAGTGAAGAATCTTGTAGTATGTGACCaccgtctgtgccacatcgtttagtgtgtgcACCACTATGTtggcaacaaacaaaaaactacaGGAAAGACAGTCGTTTAATGTAAGAGGCTCAGCGATGTTAGGATTTTGAAAGTCATGTAGTGTCCACCCCGCTTCACACACAGGTGTTAGGAGCATGCTAGATagataattagcacaggtggtcgcctCTTGTCTTCCATCTGTTTTCCCTAAACAAGCACTGTAACATGGAGGTATGGCCTTGtgtgaaccctaaccctatccaggTGTGAATCAATGTAACCTCTTTTTTTTTTGGGACCTTCACCTGTATACAGGACTGTTCCTATACGGGACTGTTGATctaacgtgtgctaatgtgattagtatagctgttgtaagtaacagcaaactttccaggacatagacatgttttatatgggcagaaagattaacaagaatttaagctaactgcactgtccaatttacagtagctattgtttaaggagagtgcacaacaacaaaacacttttgtcatggcaactggtttgatacatttacCTCTGAAGGTAAGTAatatacttacattcagtaatcttgctctgatttgtcatcctgagggtcccagagataaaatgtagcatagttttgtttgataaaatcaatttttatattcaaatgtaggaactgggttctacagtttgaacccttgctgtctctgtctccacacccaccccgctcggccatctagatgtgtgaaagttagtgtaaaAGCTAATGCACCATCATGTATGACAtccctgggagtgtgtaaacttgcattttgtattttgtattaccatatcatttttgtatgttctctatagttatgtatttgaaaatgtatcaattgaccaatttggcacatttgggcagacttgatacaaaatagtccagtattgcaatgcttcactggatcaatctgaaactttgcatacacactgctgccattcAGTGGCCAAAATATGAATTGCGCCTAAACTACAATATATTGcagcctttctcttgcatttcaaagatgatggaacaaaaaaaacaatagaaaatgcatgtttttttgtttgtatgatcttttaccagatctaatgtgttagaCTATCCTACATTAagttcacatttccacaaacttcaaagtgtttcctttcaaatggtatcaataatatgcatatccttgcttcaggtcctgagctacaggcagttagatttgggtatgtcattttaggcaaaattgGAAAAAAAGGGTCCTATTCTTAAGAGGTTAAAATGTTGTATTTTATGAAAGAAAAGGTCCTTATGCTTTGGGGCTCTTAACAGAACTCCCCCATACAGAAGAGTAATTGGATGAAGGCGTCTTATGTGTAAGTAATGAAATGGAACtgggagtcatgatcaagggctagacCGGGACATGCCATGGGCTGTTTACCGTCCATGTGTCTCCCCTGGGGGCTGTCTGCACCAGCTGTGGGGTTTCCTGGATCATCAAGGATTCCACCTCAGGGAATAAGACCTCTGTTACCTTTTAATTATGGCTGCGACATATGCTATATGTCCACACATGACTTGGTTTTACATTAAAGTAATGGCTAGCTAAGTAATCAAGTGATCTTTGAAAGTTTAAGATTGACTGGCTGGTGTAAATTAGGATTACTGTATACAGCAAAATGATAATCCTACCTCAGGGGAGGTACAGGAAATTGCTTCAAAGGTCCTCATACAAAGAGGAATATTGTATTAATGTGGGATCTTCTCCTGCCTTCCGGGCAGGCCTGCTATAAAGCTTCAACAGTGGTGAAGATAAGGGGTCTAAGGCCTAGACAGACCCTGGGGCTATTTTCCCAACAATGAGGCCAAACTTTTCATAAACATGCTGCATAGGCCTATCCAATGATGTGGTAGGCATCTCCATTTAGTGTTTTATAGGTCCAGTCAGGGATGTGCTGTAAAGTAAACATTGTTTTCGCATGAATTTGGTTGAAACTGATATTCAGTTTGCTAAAACAAAAGAAGCAAAACCCATTTTTCCATTTGCTTGCTATTTCAGTGGAAGCAAGGACACAGAATCATTTAATTGAAACTTTAGCTTATTACGTTCAGTATTCACACCTGCCTACCCATACCCTCTCCCTCACTGGTATTTAATTTGTTTGTTCCTAACTGTTTGATCATCAGTCCTGCGTCGGCAGCCCTTTCAGAATGGACTCTTTGTTGACTGCTGCTCAGATCCGTGAGAAGTTCATCAACTTCTTCCGTCGCCATGAACACCAGTATGTCCACTCGTCCGCCACCATACCTTTGGATGACCCCACACTGCTCTTCGCTAACGCTGGCATGAACCAGGTACGCAGCAATACTATCGCTGCCCATCCAACTATCCCTTCCCCAATATTTCTCTTCTGCAGGTCTGTAGAGAGTGTGGCTCTATTGGCTAATTACAGCCTCTCAACTCAGTGGATGTGTCTTAGCACAGTGGAATTATACCCTCTGGGAGTGTATTGTCCTAAAACAGATGTCTCCTAAACTCACACATTCTGTCCATATTTGAAGCTTCTTTCAGTTGCATGGAAAGAATAGACTATTTGAAATATACTTGTCCCAATTTATCTCTATCTTtctcacccaccctctctctctgtccacttaCCCAAACTCCCCTTCCAGTTCAAACCTATCTTCCTGAACACCATTGACCCGTCCCACCCCATGGCCAGACTCAAGCGTGCAGCTAACACACAGAAGTGCATCCGCGCTGGGGGCAAGCACAACGATCTGGATGATGTGGGCAAGGACGTGTACCACCACACCTTCTTTGAGATGCTTGGCTCCTGGTCCTTCGGAGACTACTTTAAAGTAAGCCATGGAGACCGGACGTTAGATACTGTAGTAGTCATCTGATCTGTAATGACGCAGCAACATTTTAACAAGTCTCTCAAGATGGTGTGTCAGCGATTAACACCATTTAACCGTGGATGTGTTTGCGTGTTGGGAAGATTAATTGATTGTCTCTCTCTTATTTCCTTTCCTGCTGACTCCTCTCCCTGCAGCACCTTGCTTGTACGATGGCCCTGGAGCTGCTGACTAAGGAATTTGGGATTCCCATCGAGCGCCTTTATGTCACCTACTTCGGGGGTCATGAAGAAGCTGGGTTGGATCCAGATCTGGAGTGTAAACAGATTTGGCTGGACCTTGGGTGAGTGATTTTCAGGAGTAGTAAATTCTTGTCAGAACTAATAGGGCTATTATATATCAAAATCTACCTGAATGATACAAATAGGCTGCACTCTTTCTATTCTTGTTATTGTGGTCAGTAACACTATGTGTTGGGTGATAATTCTCTCAGGGTACTGTTCCCTTTTCAAACCTCTAGACGCCACTCTGCTGGTTACAAAAACAGTCTTGTGAGAACAATCATGTTCTCTCTGTGTGCCTGTATTCCCTCCCTACCTGCTCCTACTgtaacctctccctctcctctgagtCTCACCTGGGGGGTATTTATTAGTCGGgttccattgcaaaacgtttaGT
The sequence above is a segment of the Coregonus clupeaformis isolate EN_2021a chromosome 19, ASM2061545v1, whole genome shotgun sequence genome. Coding sequences within it:
- the exosc6 gene encoding exosome complex component MTR3, which encodes MPTDTKRVRGPEVSQSPSLFLCKTAVKKSTASNDARVDGRQRGQVDVRSVFVRCGLISQAKGSAYIEAGNTKLICCVYGPRETERKDETDMKSGRLITDMRFAPFSCRERGSWIQGSDEKDLSLMLLESLRPGVCLHKYPRSQIEVNVMVLENDGSVLAHAVTCASMALADAGIEMYDLVLGCAVRQEGATYLIDPTILEENGFNLASGSRENLGSLTVAFLPSLNQISGLQSDGEMGVDTLTGGVRTCIEGCFKLYPVIQQALSKAVRRKAPPSES